In Kaistella faecalis, a genomic segment contains:
- a CDS encoding AAA family ATPase, whose protein sequence is MDNLENIQENTDNVNSAPEFHSRIDMTELQQSLEKVKTEIGKVIVGQEAMIEHLLAALLSNGHVLIEGVPGVAKTITAKLLAKTIDVGFSRIQFTPDLMPSDILGTSVFNVKNSEFEFKKGPIFSNFILIDEINRSPAKTQSALFEVMEERQITMDGTQYEMQEPFLVVATQNPIEHEGTYRLPEAQLDRFLFKINVGYPNLSQEVEIIKNQHENKLEDKTDAVQKVITGIQLKNYQDIVKNILVEPQLLEYIAKIIVNTRENQFLYLGASPRASLALLTASKAFAAIRGRDFVTPEDIKEGSYAVLRHRIMVSPEREMEGLTADEIIRQILETIEIPR, encoded by the coding sequence ATGGATAACTTAGAAAATATTCAGGAAAATACAGACAATGTTAATTCTGCACCGGAATTTCACTCAAGAATTGATATGACTGAACTTCAGCAAAGTTTGGAAAAAGTAAAGACTGAAATCGGAAAAGTAATTGTCGGCCAGGAAGCGATGATAGAGCATCTATTGGCAGCTCTTTTGTCCAACGGTCATGTTTTGATTGAAGGCGTTCCCGGTGTTGCGAAAACCATTACGGCAAAATTGCTTGCGAAAACGATAGATGTCGGTTTCAGCAGAATTCAGTTTACGCCGGATCTGATGCCTTCAGATATTTTGGGAACTTCTGTTTTCAATGTTAAAAATTCTGAGTTTGAATTTAAAAAAGGTCCCATTTTTTCAAATTTTATTTTGATTGATGAAATCAACCGTTCGCCTGCAAAAACGCAGTCTGCGTTATTTGAGGTGATGGAGGAAAGGCAGATCACGATGGACGGAACGCAGTACGAGATGCAGGAACCGTTTCTTGTTGTTGCAACGCAAAACCCAATCGAGCACGAGGGAACTTACCGTCTTCCTGAGGCGCAGCTGGACCGTTTTCTTTTCAAAATAAATGTTGGTTATCCCAATCTTTCGCAGGAAGTCGAAATCATTAAAAACCAACACGAAAATAAGCTGGAAGATAAAACCGATGCCGTACAGAAAGTAATCACAGGAATTCAGCTGAAAAATTATCAGGATATCGTAAAAAACATTCTTGTTGAGCCGCAGCTTTTGGAATATATCGCTAAAATTATTGTGAACACAAGAGAAAATCAGTTTCTGTATTTAGGAGCTTCACCGCGTGCAAGTTTGGCTTTGCTCACCGCTTCCAAAGCTTTTGCGGCAATCCGTGGAAGAGATTTTGTAACTCCGGAAGATATCAAAGAAGGAAGCTATGCCGTTCTACGTCACCGAATCATGGTTTCGCCGGAACGAGAAATGGAAGGTTTAACTGCTGATGAAATCATCCGTCAGATTTTAGAAACCATTGAGATTCCACGATAA
- a CDS encoding DUF4129 domain-containing protein, whose product MQGKFTFLFFIIAFSFLFSQEGKIPVSPDIDIVDSAAVSLEDQMVSTDSVLKLRQPTDNVVFPKTFDAKFQSAYQGEEFDYTKIKPRESLWQKMQKSIKRILEAVFGDIDPNKTGDYAAIIMRVFAITIIGFVLYFLIRFLMTKDGNFFFSRKNKKVAITGEDLHENIHDINFAEVISSFEKQKDYRSAIRYRFLMVLKNLADKKLINWNPEKTNRDYFAELKNADLKDRFSELIYIFDYVWYGEFEINEDNYNHFKEKFLKFKA is encoded by the coding sequence ATGCAGGGTAAATTCACATTTTTATTTTTCATCATCGCTTTCTCCTTTCTGTTTTCTCAGGAAGGGAAAATTCCCGTGTCTCCCGATATCGATATTGTAGATTCAGCTGCAGTTTCTTTAGAAGATCAGATGGTTTCCACAGATTCTGTGTTAAAGCTGCGTCAGCCTACAGATAATGTGGTCTTTCCTAAAACATTTGACGCGAAATTTCAATCTGCATATCAGGGCGAAGAATTCGATTACACTAAAATAAAGCCAAGAGAATCTCTCTGGCAGAAAATGCAGAAATCAATTAAGAGAATACTCGAAGCGGTTTTTGGAGATATCGATCCGAATAAAACTGGCGATTATGCCGCAATCATTATGCGGGTTTTTGCCATTACCATTATCGGATTTGTTCTTTATTTCTTAATCCGTTTTTTAATGACCAAGGATGGGAATTTCTTTTTCAGCAGGAAAAACAAAAAAGTTGCTATCACGGGAGAGGATCTGCATGAAAATATCCACGATATTAATTTCGCTGAGGTAATCAGTTCTTTCGAAAAACAGAAAGATTACCGTTCGGCGATCCGTTACAGGTTTTTAATGGTGCTGAAAAATTTGGCTGATAAAAAGCTCATCAACTGGAATCCCGAAAAAACAAACAGAGATTATTTCGCAGAACTTAAAAATGCTGATTTAAAAGACCGTTTCAGTGAATTGATCTATATTTTCGATTACGTTTGGTATGGCGAATTCGAAATTAATGAAGACAACTATAATCATTTTAAAGAGAAATTTTTAAAATTTAAAGCTTAA
- a CDS encoding DUF4350 domain-containing protein, whose amino-acid sequence MNKTFKLYGIIFLIVLAVLALLEVNKTHITDWRKNFDVDKKTPFGLFVFNKEANRIFDNKLKKVQHSPFDYYKNSKKTPHNILVIVSEIDDVSWDKILDQVENGSDLMLFSERFPKYFSEGFGFQVLYEAYGEKNVLSLTDKKFVNDSLVLDKLPSERGFLRINEADEILGGNVTLKGNHRANFIKINYGDGNIYLHAEPLVLTNYYLLIPGNEKYVQNVFSYLPSRETIWFSEKNETSTESSSPMRFILSKPALRYAWWLLLGGLVLFVIFNAKRKQRIVPVIEPLKNKSVEFVKSIGNLYLQEGDFHDMMAKKAQFFLNKVRMDLLIDTQNLDGDFTHKLQLKTGKSLEEINEAVTLIKKGQDPYASVMKEDLIRMNHLLDQILK is encoded by the coding sequence TTGAACAAGACTTTCAAATTATACGGTATTATTTTCCTCATCGTTTTAGCGGTGTTGGCTTTGCTGGAGGTTAATAAAACGCATATCACCGATTGGCGGAAGAATTTTGATGTCGATAAAAAGACTCCGTTCGGTTTATTCGTTTTCAATAAAGAAGCCAATCGCATTTTTGATAATAAATTAAAGAAAGTTCAGCATTCCCCTTTCGATTATTATAAAAACAGCAAGAAAACTCCGCATAATATTTTGGTAATAGTGTCTGAAATTGATGATGTTTCCTGGGACAAAATTCTTGATCAGGTGGAGAACGGATCTGATTTAATGCTTTTTTCTGAAAGGTTTCCTAAGTATTTTTCGGAGGGTTTTGGTTTTCAGGTTTTATATGAAGCTTATGGTGAGAAGAACGTGTTATCGCTCACCGATAAAAAATTTGTAAATGATTCATTGGTTTTGGATAAACTTCCGTCCGAAAGAGGTTTTCTGAGAATTAATGAGGCCGATGAAATTTTAGGCGGAAATGTAACCTTAAAGGGCAATCACCGCGCTAACTTCATTAAAATAAATTACGGCGACGGAAATATTTATCTGCACGCCGAACCTTTGGTTTTAACGAATTATTACTTACTGATTCCGGGGAACGAGAAATATGTGCAGAATGTTTTTTCCTATCTGCCAAGCCGGGAGACTATTTGGTTTTCAGAAAAAAATGAAACGTCTACGGAATCATCCTCTCCAATGCGTTTTATCCTTTCGAAACCTGCACTCCGATACGCCTGGTGGTTGCTATTGGGCGGACTGGTGCTTTTCGTTATTTTCAATGCAAAGCGGAAGCAGAGAATTGTTCCGGTTATCGAACCGCTCAAAAACAAATCGGTCGAATTTGTGAAAAGTATTGGCAATTTGTACCTTCAGGAAGGCGATTTTCACGATATGATGGCTAAAAAAGCACAGTTTTTTCTGAATAAAGTAAGAATGGATTTACTCATTGATACCCAAAATCTGGACGGAGATTTTACTCATAAACTTCAACTGAAAACAGGAAAAAGTCTAGAAGAAATCAATGAAGCGGTAACGCTGATCAAAAAAGGGCAGGATCCGTATGCCAGCGTGATGAAGGAGGATTTAATAAGAATGAATCATTTATTGGATCAAATTTTAAAATAA
- a CDS encoding DUF58 domain-containing protein → MKNLYLNNRIFFLLFGAGFTYVLAFFFPVLMWAAHGFLILIFIATIIDFLLLFNQKDAVLAQRILPEKLSNGDRNSVKVDVKNTYPFQIKIKVIDEIPFQFQKRDFLIERTIETQKNVFFEYFLEPKERGEYSFGNLNVFVKSPVGLVSRRFTFQKDAVLPSYPSFIHLRKYELMALQNEFLLGGIKKIRKLGHTMEFEQIKEYVPGDDVRTINWKATSKRNQLMVNQFQDEKSQRIFMLIDKGRTMQMPFNGLSLLDYSINATMALSHIILKKSDRAGMMTFSKKTENKVAADNKSGQLKKISEALYNVQTNFYESDFSRLYQDVKFSIGQRSLILLFTNFETLDAVNRQMKYLRGIARNHLLVIVFFQNSELQNLIHKNPENMQEVYDEIIAEKLEFEKKLIIQELRKYGIYTIYTLPENLNIEVINKYLEIKARGIL, encoded by the coding sequence ATGAAAAACCTTTACCTCAATAACCGTATTTTCTTCCTGCTTTTCGGAGCGGGATTTACTTACGTTTTGGCGTTTTTCTTTCCGGTTTTGATGTGGGCAGCTCATGGATTTTTAATTCTGATTTTTATCGCAACTATTATTGATTTTCTGTTGCTTTTTAATCAGAAAGACGCGGTCTTGGCGCAAAGAATTCTTCCGGAGAAATTATCAAATGGCGACAGAAATTCTGTAAAAGTAGATGTGAAAAACACTTATCCTTTTCAGATCAAAATTAAGGTGATTGATGAAATTCCATTTCAGTTCCAGAAGCGTGATTTTTTAATTGAAAGAACCATTGAAACCCAAAAAAATGTATTTTTTGAATATTTTCTTGAGCCTAAAGAAAGGGGAGAATACAGTTTCGGCAACCTGAATGTTTTTGTAAAATCACCGGTTGGCTTGGTTTCGCGAAGATTTACCTTTCAGAAAGACGCAGTTCTTCCAAGTTATCCTTCATTTATTCATTTACGAAAATATGAACTGATGGCCTTGCAGAATGAATTTTTATTGGGCGGAATTAAAAAAATCAGGAAGTTGGGTCACACGATGGAGTTCGAGCAGATTAAAGAGTATGTTCCGGGAGATGATGTGAGAACAATCAACTGGAAAGCAACATCGAAACGGAATCAGTTGATGGTCAATCAGTTTCAGGATGAAAAATCGCAGCGGATTTTCATGCTGATTGATAAAGGAAGAACCATGCAGATGCCTTTCAATGGGCTAAGTCTGCTAGATTATTCAATTAATGCAACCATGGCTTTAAGTCATATCATCCTCAAAAAAAGTGACCGCGCCGGAATGATGACTTTCTCCAAAAAAACCGAGAATAAAGTTGCGGCAGATAACAAATCGGGACAGCTGAAAAAGATATCTGAAGCTTTGTATAATGTTCAGACTAACTTCTACGAAAGTGATTTCAGCAGGCTATATCAGGATGTAAAATTCAGTATTGGGCAGAGAAGTTTAATTTTGCTTTTCACTAATTTTGAAACGCTTGATGCGGTAAACCGTCAGATGAAATATCTTCGCGGAATTGCCAGGAATCATTTGCTGGTCATTGTATTCTTCCAGAATTCTGAATTGCAGAATCTCATTCATAAAAATCCTGAAAACATGCAGGAAGTATATGACGAAATTATCGCGGAAAAACTGGAGTTTGAGAAAAAACTGATCATTCAGGAACTCCGGAAATATGGAATTTATACCATTTACACGCTTCCCGAAAATTTAAATATCGAAGTCATTAATAAATATCTGGAAATAAAAGCGCGCGGGATTTTGTAA